The genomic DNA TGCGCCCCTGGCGCATCCTGGCCGGGGTACTGCTGGGCATTGCCGTGTCCGTCAAACTCTCAGGCCTAGCCTTCGTCGCAGCCTTTGGCCTACTGACCGTCTGGTGGGATGCCAACGCGCGCAAAACCGCCGGTATCCGCCGCTGGCTGCCCGGTGCCGTGGTTCTGGATGGGTTGTGGGCATTTGCCTCAATTGTGCTCATCGGCGCGATCGCTTATATCGGCACCTGGGGTGGTTGGTTGGCCTCAACCGATGGCTACTATCGCACCTGGGGCGCCCAACACCCCACCTGGCTACCCGACTGGCTGGCATCCCTGATTCACTATCACGCCCAGGCCACGACCTTCCATACGGGTCTGGACAGCGACCACAACTATGCCTCGGCCGCATGGATATGGCCCTTTGCCGGACGGCCGGTGTCCTTCTACTACCGGACCGACGAGGATGGCATGACGTGTGCGGCAGAACGCTGCGCGGCAGCCATCCTGGATCTGCCCAACCCGCTCATCTGGTGGACCGGACTGCTCGCCATCGTCATCATCTTCTTGCGCTGGCTGGTGGTCCGCGACTGGCGCGCCGGGGCCATCCTGGCCGTGTATGCGGCCGGACAACTCATCTGGGTGATATGGCCAGAGCGCACGATGTTCTTTTTCTACACGGTGGCCTATGTACCGTTTCTGGTCCTGGCGATTGCCTACGTGGCCGGACTGTGGCTCAACCGCACCACCCCGGACGCAACCGGGTGGCGCTCGCGAACCAACGCGGCGGTCGGGATCGGTCTGTTCGTCGTGGCAGCACTGGCGGTCACCGCATATTTCTTGCCCATCTGGACCGGGGTGCCCATCGATTGGGAACAGTGGCAGCACCGCATGTGGTTCCAGTCCTGGATATAGTGACACACACCATGACGGGGTCACGATGATGACGATAGACTAGGGCCCGGCAAGTCTGAACCCGTCGAAAGCAGGCCTCGTGCACGTCGCTACACCAGAAATTCAACGCCTCGACCCCGACTCAAACCTCACCGATCTGGTGGTCGAACGCCTCGGTGCCAATCCTGCACAAGTCGTCTACGCCGTCCAAAACACCACCGACCTTGACAACCTAAGCTGGTCGGAAGTCACGGCGTTCGAATTCTTGGCTCAGGTGCGCAAAGTCGCCGCCGGGCTGATCGCCTCGGGCGTCAAACCCGGCGACCTGATCGCGGTCATGTCGGGGACCAGTTATCAGTGGGCGCTGGTGGATCAGGCCATTTGGTTTGCCGGTGGCATTTCCGTGCCCGTCTATGAGACCTCCTCGCCCTCCCAGGTTGCCCATATTCTCGCCGATTCCGGGGCCGCCAAAATCTTCGTCGCCGGAGACGCCCCATCGCGGGCGGTCGCCCGGGCCATCGAAGACTACGACCTGCACGACATCGAACAATTTCAGCTGACCGATGACGGCTTGGCCGCGCTCGGTCAACTGGGTGCCGACGTGTCGCATGACCAGATCGAAGCCGCCCGCAGTGTGGCCACGATGGACACTACGGCCACGATCGTCTATACCTCTGGCACGACCGGCACCCCCAAAGGGGCCCGCATTTCGCACAGTAACCTGGCCGACGGGGCGGTCAATATTGTTCCCTGGGCTCGTGAGATTGTGCTGGATCGTCCCAATCCACGACTGTTGATGTTCCTGCCGCTGGCTCACATCCTGGCTCGGGCCGTGCAGTACTTCGCCCTGGTCGCGGGCATCCAAGTCGCCCACACCGCAGATACCAGCAACGTCACCAAACTCATGGGTGCTTATCAGCCCACGTGGCTGCTGGTCGTACCGCGGGTTCTGGAGAAAGCCTATAACGCGATTCTGACGCAGATCGAAGATGCCACCGGGTTTCGCAAGACCCTGCTCACCGATGCGGTCGAGGTTGCTGAAGAGTGGTCGCGGGCCCGCCAGACCGGCGAAATGCCGGTGGGCTTGCGCGTCAAACACGCCCTCTATGACCGCATCGTGTACGCGAAAATTCGAGGGGTTTTCGGTGGCCAGGCGCGTGCCGCGATCTCCGGTGCCGGGCCGCTGAATGAAAAACTCGCCCACCTGTTCACCGGGATGGGTCTGGAGATTTATGAAGGCTACGGGCTGACCGAATCCACCGCCCCGGCCACCGTGAACGTGCCGGATAATGTCCGGCTCGGCTCGGTCGGCAAGCTCGTGCCCGGCATGGAAGCCAAAGTCTCTGCATCGGGCGAGCTGCTGTTGCGCGGGTTGGTCGTGTCCCCCGGCTATCTTTCTGCCGAAGAAAACGCCAAATCCTTCGACGACGAGGGCTGGTTCGCCACCGGTGACCTGGCCAAAATCGACGACGCGGGTTTCATTTACATCACCGGCCGGACCAAAGACCTATTGGTCACCGCCGGCGGCAAAAACGTCTCCCCCGGCCCGCTGGAAGAGACCATCTCGACGTGTCCAATCGTCGGGCACGCCGTCGTCGTCGGGGATAACAAACCATTCGTTGGGGTACTGATTTCGCTGGACACCGAGCAGCTCGAACAGTGGGCCGCCCGGCGCGGCAAGGCCGGGCTCACGGTCGAACAGGCCCGGACCGATGAAGATGTCCACGCCGAAATCCAGCACTACATTGATCTGGCCAACCAAAGCGTGTCGCAGGCCGAATCCGTCCGCAAGATGGCGATCCTGCCGACTGAACTGTCGCAAGAAACTGGACACGTCACCCCGTCGGAGAAGTTGCGCCGCGAAGCGGTCATCAACGACTTCGACGAGGCGATGGCCGAACTCTACGGCTGAGTGCGCGCGGCCGAACCGTCGCCCAGCACCTGGGATTCCAGGAACCGCTGCGCCTGCTCATTGCGGTAGCGCCGTCGACCGGTCGGGGCTGTCAGCAGCATCGTAATGATCATGATGGCCAGTGTGATGCCAGCAATCCAGGCCGCCGCATCGATCCAGAACTGGCCCGGGTAGAGCCGGATCAGTGAATCGGTTTGATAAAACGTCCAGGTGCCATCGGCGAAGAAAACCTGATGGAAGCCCGCAAAGAACGCCTCCCAGCCAAAGACCGCAACGATGGCCAGCAGGGTCAGGGCGATGGTGAACCACAGAGCCCCGGCAAACAGGGCGCGGGCGATGGCCCCTTTGCGCATCCGGTACAACAAGACAATTAACACCAGACAGATCACCGCGGCGATCAGCCCGCCGATCATGGTGCCCCACATGACCTGTTTGACGTCAACCATGTGGGCGACTTCCGCGTCGGTGAAGACCGGGTTGCCGTTGGCAAAGCGCAGATCTGCCAGGTAGGCCGGTGGCGCCAGGTTGAATAAGTAGTCCAGGCCATACGACCCCAGGGTCAGCCGCTGTTCGGTATCCATGCCGTAGAGATCGGGTGGGAATCCGGGCCGGTGGTATTCAAACCACAGAAACACCGGGGAGGCCACCAGTCGGATGACCGCGATGAGTATGACCAGCGGCGCCAGGATGGCCAAGACGACCTGCATCACTCTAGCTGCTGCGGGCGAACCGACCACGGCTCGCTCGCGTGCCTTTGCCCGGGCGGCAGCGGCGTCTTCGAAGGAATCTTCTAACGGTTCGGTGGGTAATGCGTTGGGCGATGGGGTCGCGCCTGGGGCGGTACCCGGTGTGGTTGCGGTTGAACCGGCAGCGACCGGCTGTGGCGTGACGAGGTCGTCGATGGATGGCCTGGACTTGGCGGTGGATCCGGTGTGCAGGGCCTCGCCTTCGGGATCGATCCGACGGCGCGGACGGCGTGGTGCAGCGGCCGGTGCTGTATCCGGTTCTGTGGCCCGGATTGGCACGGTCGGATCCGGGGTGGGATCCTGTTGTGCGGTTGGCTTCTCGGACTCGGCTGGCTCGTCGGGCTGCCAAGACTGCTTCGACATAGTGCCCACCTTTCACTCACGGTTTATGGTCAGCCTACGACGCGGTACGTCCATCGTGGAGTGTGGCACACCGGAGACCAGCGGATCTACCCGGTGATCGTCTGGCGTCCCCCGTCATAGTCGGCCAGATCGGCGTCAGCGTTGGCGCGGGCGGCTCGCGACCCGAAGATCCAGGTGTAGGCCCAGTACCCGGCCAGCACAAGCGCACCGATGGTAATCTTCGCCCAGGTCGGCAGACCAGATGGGGTGACGAGTCCTTCGACGAGCCCAGAAATGAGCAGCACACCGACCAGCCCCACACCCACCAGGATCAACTGACGCCCCCAATAGGCCAGTGACTGCAGGCGCGTCATCCGGCCCGGTGCCACCCAGGCCCAAAACACCCGCAGCCCGGCGGCCCCGGCGATGAAGATGGCGGTTAGCTCCATCAGCCCGTGGGGCAGGATGAAGGCGAAAAACGTGTCGAGTTCGTCGTAGCGATGCATCAGTGCTGCAGAAATACCCAACCCCTGAGCGTTGACCCACAGCACGTAGGGGACGAAAAATCCGGTGATGCCAAAAGCCACTTCTTGCAGGGCGATCCAGGCATTATTGACCCACACCAGCGTGGTGAACGAGGCAGCTGGGTTCTCGGAGTAGTAATCGGTGAAGTCTTCCTCGACGTAGGCTCGTTGGGCTTCTTCGGTTAACATCGCATCGAACATCTGCGGGTTGTTGCCGTACCAGAAACCATATGCCAACGCCACGGCCACAAACGCGGCGCCCAGCACCATGGTCAGCCACCGGATGCGGTACAAGGCATAGGGCAGCTTCACGGCAAAGAAGGTTTTCACGTCGGCGGTCCGCGACCCGGTGGCCGAGGTGAGGCGGGCCCGGGCTCGGGCAATAATCAGCGACAACCGGTTGGCATAGGGCCCGTCCGGATCTTGAGCCTGAACGAATGACAACTGGGTGGACGCCCGGCTGTACAGCTCCACCAGCTCGTCAATTTCAGGGGCAGACAGCCCGGATCGGCGCGCTAAGGTGTCGAGTCTGCGCCAATCGACGCGGTGCGTTTCGGCGTATGCTTCCAAGTCCACACCGCCTACACTACTAGGGTGAGTCGGCGGACATTCAGCCGGTGACTCATGACGTAGGTTTAGACTGGAACCTAGCCTTTTGATACCGGACATGACAAGGATGCAGCATGCGGGAACACACCATCACCGGTGAAGCTGTGGTGTTGAATCTTCGGGCTGCAAACTTTATGCCCCGGTTAGCCGCAGCCGTCCTTGATGCGGTGGTGTACTTTGTGGGCTGGCTCGTTCTCATGATGCTCGTCGGTCAGTTCACCGCGATCTTTGCCGTCGATGCCGCAGCCGGCCAAGCCGTCGTCATCATTGCGATGGTCACCCTGATATTTGTCATCCCGCTGTTGGTCGAAGGGCTCTCCAAGGGACGTTCGTTGGGCAAGCTGATTTTCGGGTTGCGCGTCGTGCGTGATGATGGCGGCACCATCCGTTGGCGCCACGCGTTGACGCGGTGTCTCGTCGGAGTCTTTGAATTGTGGATGACCGCCGGCTCGGTGGCCATTATTGCGTCATTATTCAACCGGCAGTCCAAACGCCTGGGCGATATGATGGCCGGAACGTTTGTCATTGTGGCTCGAGCGCCTCGGATGCCCGCTCCCCTACCGGCCGTCCCACCCGCGTTACAAAACTGGGCCCAAACTGCCGATCTGGGGCGCGTCCCCGCAGGGCTGGCACATCAAATTAATTCGCTGATCCGCAATGCGCCGACGATGGACCCTGGCGCGCTGGCTCATCTGTCGAACCAGTTGTACGTTGCGGTGCTGCCGTACGTTACTCCTGGTCCCCCACAGGGTATTGACCCATTTACTTTTCTTGTGGGTGTCATGGCAGAACGTAGAAATCGGGATTATCAGGTCCTCGCGAAACGACGTGAGCGTCGACAACGCGATGCTGAATACCTCTTGAAATAACGAAACTCGTTGCTTACGCCCACTCCCGAGACGTGCGGGAGTGGATTTTCTTTTGACGTCTTAGGGTCCCATTTCGGTTGCCGGACGAGGCGCTCGTAATCGCTTCACATCGAACGCGCAACCCTGTCGCGGTCGAATGTGGAAAAGTCGAAAATGTTTTTAGTTATCCACAAAACTTATACCACACCCTTATCGTGTCCTACCCGTATGATATATACCGCCAAACACGACATTAAAACACGCTTTAAAACCATTAAAACTATTGCGTACGTCACAGCCAGACGGTAAAATGGGGGCATACATCAACCCTTCCCCTTCCACTCTTTCTCCTTTTTCTCGTCGTTAATCACGAACTTCCTGCTGTTTGTTGCCTGTCGAAAGGACCCGTTGATGGATACCACCCAAATTTTGCCCAATATTGGCTCCCCGGTGTCCTCGCCAGCGTTTGACCCGGCAGCTGCCGATGACATGAGTGTGGGAGAAGCCGTCTACGCTGCAGCCTTCTTCGCCGACGTGGCCGCACAGCGGATGGCCGATCCGGCGGCCGCTTCAGAAATTGCTCGCTTTGTCACGGCTTCCGGGGAAGACTGGATGGGATTCAAATCCGCTACGGTCACGCACCAGACCAACAACGATAGAGATGCTGAAGATCAAGGCGCAGCAGATGATCCCAACAGCGCACAGCAGCATGCGACGTCGCCGCACTCGATACCCGTAGCACCTGATAACTATTATGATTCGCTGCCTGGCATTGCGCATATGTTGCGACACCATCAGCGAGCGGCCGATGCGATCCTCACACATTTCGCGGCCCATCTGGAACCCGCCATGAACGATCAGCAGGTAATGCTCGGTACTCCAGAAGGGGTCAAAGGTTATAAGAATGGGCAGGTGTACTTCCGGGAAGTGCTGAAACTCTCCACAGCTCAGACGACGAAGATTCATGATCGGGTCCCGTATGTCACCTGGGCCTCGGGCAAAAATCCCGCGTTGGCGGCCTATCAGCCCAATTTGCTCAAAGTCGCTGAATCCTTTGCCGAAGGCAAGATTTCCGGCGAAAACCTCGATCGGATTATCAGCATGGACAAAGATCTCACCAAGTACGTGCACAAAACCAAGGCCCTCCCCGGGATCAAACGCGACATCCTGCTGGCCTTTGAAGACGCTCTGGTCGATGCCGCCGAGACTCTGACTCCCGATGAACTCTCCGAAGCCAAAACCCGATGGGCCAACAAAATCGCCCACGCGATCGACCCTGACGGGCCCCTGGTATCCGATGCGCTGCGCAAACAACCCGACAACGCGCTTCGCACCCAGAACCTGGCCGATGGGTCCGGCAAAATTAGCATGCATGCCACCCCGGCGGTGTATGCGGCGTTTAAAAACTGGTCCCTGCATCAGCTGAATTTCAATGGCACCCCGGTCGAGATCCCCCAAGAGGTCCTGGACCTGCTAGCCACCGACGACCAGGAAGCACCTGACCCGGCGGCAGCCGTCAATGACCTCAACGACCTGACATCTAGCCCGGATCCGGATGCTCAAGCTGAAGACCCTCAGGGCGCCACCCTCTCAGCTGAAAAGACGGCGACTATCGACCCGCTCACCACCGGTCAGCGGTTAGCAGCCATTATCATTGGCATGTTTCAAAACTTGTTGACGATGGATCCCAAGGACCTCGGCGTCAAGAAAGCCCACGGGGCGTCGGCTCAGTTGATGATCGTCCAAGACATCCAGACAGCCTATGAAACCCTCGGAGTCGGTGCTCTCCCGGAGGCGGTGCGACGACCACCCCAAGCCGCCGGAGTGTTACCACCGATCATCACGCGTCCGAATCCCGATCACGAGCCGGTATGTTTGAATCCCGATCACACCCGGGGCCACTCCCCACCATCGTGGACTCAGTTTATGTCGGAGGCCGTGAACATCGGCGCCATGCGCCCTGCTGACATTGCTCCATTAGCTTGTGACAGTAAACTCGTGGGCCAAATCTGGAACGGCCACCACGAAGTCCTCGCCCAATACCGCGCTCATCGGTTATTCACCCCGACCCAACGTCGAGCGATCCTAGCCCGAGACCGTGGCTGCCAAGCCCCCGGCTGCACCGTGCCAGCCGTCTACTGCCAAATCCACCACATCACCGAATGGCTCAACAACGGCACCACCAACGTCGATAACGCCATCACCCTGTGCGCCCACCACCACGGGGCGGTGCATAACGGCAAATGGAAAATCCGCAAACACCACGGCACCACGTTCTTCCAACCAGCCCCCTGGTTAGACCCCACCCAACCCCTACTCCGGAACCTCTACTGGGCGTTTTAAACGCTAATGGCCGCGATCCCATACAGAATCGCGGCCACTAGAAGCCAAGATTAGTAGCGGTAGTCCTCTGGTTTGAACGGACCTGCTACGTCCACACCCAAATATTCGGCCTGGGTCTTGGACAATTCGGTCAGCTTCACACCCAGAGCTTCCAAGTGCAACCGAGCAACCTGCTCGTCCAGAAGCTTCGGCAGAACGTGGACACCGATGTCATAGGTCTTACCGGTAATCGATCCGGCACCGCCCTCGGCATTGAATAATTCAATCTGGGCCATGACCTGGTTCGTGAACGAAGCCGACATGACAAACGATGGGTGACCAGTAGCGTTGCCAAGGTTCAGTAGGCGACCTTCGGACAGCACGATGATCGAACGCTCGTTGTCAGTGCCCTTATCGAAGACCCACTCGTGAACCTGAGGTTTGATCTCGATTTTCTCGACACCCGGGATACGAGCCAGGCCGGCCATATCGATTTCGTTATCGAAGTGGCCGACGTTACCGACAATGGCCTTATCTTTCATTTGCAGCATGTGCTCGGCCATGATGATGTCACGACCGCCAGTGGTCGTGATAAAGATGTCTGCGGTATCAACGACATCGTCAAGTGTCGCGACCTGATAGCCATCCATAGCAGCCTGTAACGCATTGATCGGATCGATCTCAGTGATGATCACACGTGCGCCCTGACCACGGAATGCATCCGCCGCGCCCTTACCGACATCACCGTACCCAGCGACGACGGCGACCTTGCCACCAAGCAGCACATCGGTTGCGCGCATGATGCCGTCAGGCAGCGAGTGACGGATGCCGTACTTGTTATCAAATTTCGACTTCGTAACCGCGTCGTTGACGTTGATCGCCGGGAACAATAACTCACCGGACTGGAACATCTGGTTGAGCCGCAGCACACCGGTCGTGGTCTCTTCGGTCACCCCACGGAGGTTTTTGGAAATACGGGTCCAACGCTGGCTGTCAGCTTCCAGAGACTTGCGCAGGGTTTCCAGAATGACTTTGTATTCGTCTGGATCGTCTTCACTTGCGGCCGGCACCATGCCGACGCCTTCAAATTCGACACCCTTGTGGACCAACATCGTGGCGTCGCCACCGTCGTCGAGAATCATATTCGCGCCAAAGCTTGGATCCTCTTGGGCTCCGGGCCACAGGAAAATCTGCTCGGCGGCCCACCAGTATTCTTCCAGAGACTCGTTCTTCCAGGCGAAGACCGGGACACCGTTTGGTTTTTCGGCGGTGCCGTCACCAACGACGATGGCCGCAGCGGCCTCATCTTGGGTGGAAAAAATATTGCACGATGCCCAGCGCACTTCAGCGCCCAGGGCAGTCAGGGTTTCAATGAGCACCGCGGTCTGCACGGTCATGTGCAGCGAACCGGCAATCCGAGCGCCTTTGAGCGGCTGCGACTCACCGTACTGTTCGCGCAGTGCCATCAGGCCTGGCATTTCGTGTTCGGCAAGTCGGATCTGATGGCGGCCGGCTTCATGCAGGTTGATGTCGCGAATTGCGAAATCGAAGGCGGCCCCTGGGACGGTCTCTTGATTCGAAAAAGCCGAGTCAACGGCAGGCGTAGTAGTCATGGTGCTTAACCCTACTTGGTCAAGCGCTCGGCGCGGTCAGCGATGCAACGCGGGGTCACAAAGTTCAGCCAGAATTTACTCGCCACGCACCAGACGCAAAATGCCGGGCTTGTCAGCCATCGGGGTTGGCCGAGTCGGCGCGACGGAACGATCCACCGGATGGACGGTCCCGGAGCTGGCGTCAGCGGGCTCGGGAGTCTCATCGTCGGCGTTGACCGCGTTGGCGACGGCTAACAGGTCATCGTCGTCGGTGAGGTGCTCGGTGAGTTGGAGAAATTCCCAACCAATCGGGGCGGTGAATTGTTGAGCGTGTTTGGCGCATAAATCATGCGCGTGCGGTTCGGCGCGCTGGGACATCGGGCCCAAGACTACGGTCGATTCAGCGTAGTTAAACGTCAGCGTTGCTGCAGCTGAATTGGAGCAAGCGGTCTTGGTGCACAGTCGTTGAGTTCCCACAACAGCTGACTCTAGCGTACAGGGGGTATTCAGGTTGTTAGGGTTGGGGTGTGGCTGGCTACTTTTCTCGTGATCGACATGGTCGACGCACCGCGCACAACGACCGGTTCGAGCGCGCACTTGGTATTGCTCACCGGTGGTTTTTGGACCGGGTTGGAGCAGTTGCCACGGTGCAATACCTCACGGCGCCGGTGGATTTGGCGTGGTGGCAACCCGGGACGCGGGCCCCGCTGATCTCGGGTGGGATCAATGCCGACGGCACGGTCGCGTTGACCTTGTACCGGAAGCTGATTGAGTTGAAGGTCACGGACGACACGTACCTGCCCGAGGTGCTCTACGAACTGTTGATCACCGAGTGGGCGGCGCTGACCGGCAAAACCGTGGCCGAGGTCGACCCGGACTTTTAGTAGCCGATCCGAACGGGTAGCCCGGATCCGGTTTCTCCCACGGTATTGACCGGCAGAGCGGAAATACCAGCTGAGGAGTCGATGAGCACGCCCGCATGCACCGAGTTCGACCCGGTTTCCAGCAGGTATGCCGCAGCATCGTCGTCTTGAAACGTGACGGCGGTGTTGGCGGCAAGTTCCTGGGTGGCAGTTTCGCCCGGTTCGCCATCCTCATCAACCGGGGTGATGGAGACGGTGGCCTCGGCATCGGCGGTTAGCACGAGTTGCGCTTCGGGGTCGGCCAGAGCCGGTAGTGCGACCATGGTCTCGCCCCGGATGGGGTCGGTGGACGGCATGTAGGCGGTGTCGATGGCTTCGGTATTGCCGGTCGCGTCGTCGTTATCGGCGGCCGGGTTGAAAGCCAGCGACGTGGCCGAAGCGATGATGTTCGAATCGGCGTCGATTTGGACCGCGTAGGTGCCGGGTTCAACTCCGCTCAGGTCAACGGTGGTGGCTTCCCCAGCGGCCAAGTCTACGGCCGAGGCTTCCCCGGGAAGTTCGACGGGGCCGTCGGGTCCGCGCAGGGTCACGGTCGCCGAAGCGGCGGCGCCAGTCGAGGCCAGGTGCAGGACTGGGGTCTGGCCGTCCAGATCTGAGGTATCAGCGATGTCTTCGGCGTCGTCTGGGATGGTCAGCCCGGGAATCACGACGGTTGATCCCGCGGTGGCCGGTTGCAGGGTATCGACGCCGGCGGGCACGATGCCATCCAGACGGTGCTGCTGGATATCGGCGGCGACCGGGCCACCCGAGGACGACACCTGAATGGCCACCGAGTCTTGGCCTGGAGCTAACCCGGCGACCAGAATGGAACGGGTTTGGCCAGGGGCCAGCACGATACCCGATGCGCCCGAGGCCTCGACGCGTCCGTCCCCGTCAAACACGGACAGGTTGACGGTCGAGTTGGTGGCCGAGGGGTTGGTGATATTCAGGACCGCGGTGGTGCCGGGGGTCGTGACCGCACCGGTCAGCCAGTGTTGATGTGCCGCCGTGGTGCAGGCCGCAGCGGTCATGCCGGCCAAATCCCCATCGGTTGCGGCATATTGCGAAGCGGCCGCCGAGGTGGCGGGACTGCCGCCCAGCGGTTCGGTGGCGACCGCGATGGCTTGGCCGTCGTCATCCGGGTCGGCGATTACGTCGTAATAAGCGTTTTGGGTCACGGTGCCGTCGGTGGCGGCAGTGGCCGGTGGCCCCTGTTGGATTTCTTCGTCGAGCGAGTCGGTGATCCGGGTGCTGTCTGGTTGGCTCGACGGGTCAGTTTCGGCTGCGAAATATGACATGCCGGGAATGTTGCCGGCTAAATCGGAGACAGCCGCAACCGACAGGGCGGTGACGGCGTCGGAAGACACCGGTGAAAAGTCGAGATCTTCGCCCTCGCCAGCCCCCTCAGGTAGGACGGGGGCGCCGGGGCAGACATTCAGCACCGGGGTGGCCGGCAGATTCGCGGCCTGTGCGGCGGTGTCGATATCCGGTTGG from Enteractinococcus fodinae includes the following:
- the ahcY gene encoding adenosylhomocysteinase, whose translation is MTTTPAVDSAFSNQETVPGAAFDFAIRDINLHEAGRHQIRLAEHEMPGLMALREQYGESQPLKGARIAGSLHMTVQTAVLIETLTALGAEVRWASCNIFSTQDEAAAAIVVGDGTAEKPNGVPVFAWKNESLEEYWWAAEQIFLWPGAQEDPSFGANMILDDGGDATMLVHKGVEFEGVGMVPAASEDDPDEYKVILETLRKSLEADSQRWTRISKNLRGVTEETTTGVLRLNQMFQSGELLFPAINVNDAVTKSKFDNKYGIRHSLPDGIMRATDVLLGGKVAVVAGYGDVGKGAADAFRGQGARVIITEIDPINALQAAMDGYQVATLDDVVDTADIFITTTGGRDIIMAEHMLQMKDKAIVGNVGHFDNEIDMAGLARIPGVEKIEIKPQVHEWVFDKGTDNERSIIVLSEGRLLNLGNATGHPSFVMSASFTNQVMAQIELFNAEGGAGSITGKTYDIGVHVLPKLLDEQVARLHLEALGVKLTELSKTQAEYLGVDVAGPFKPEDYRY
- a CDS encoding RDD family protein is translated as MREHTITGEAVVLNLRAANFMPRLAAAVLDAVVYFVGWLVLMMLVGQFTAIFAVDAAAGQAVVIIAMVTLIFVIPLLVEGLSKGRSLGKLIFGLRVVRDDGGTIRWRHALTRCLVGVFELWMTAGSVAIIASLFNRQSKRLGDMMAGTFVIVARAPRMPAPLPAVPPALQNWAQTADLGRVPAGLAHQINSLIRNAPTMDPGALAHLSNQLYVAVLPYVTPGPPQGIDPFTFLVGVMAERRNRDYQVLAKRRERRQRDAEYLLK
- a CDS encoding HNH endonuclease signature motif containing protein; translation: MDTTQILPNIGSPVSSPAFDPAAADDMSVGEAVYAAAFFADVAAQRMADPAAASEIARFVTASGEDWMGFKSATVTHQTNNDRDAEDQGAADDPNSAQQHATSPHSIPVAPDNYYDSLPGIAHMLRHHQRAADAILTHFAAHLEPAMNDQQVMLGTPEGVKGYKNGQVYFREVLKLSTAQTTKIHDRVPYVTWASGKNPALAAYQPNLLKVAESFAEGKISGENLDRIISMDKDLTKYVHKTKALPGIKRDILLAFEDALVDAAETLTPDELSEAKTRWANKIAHAIDPDGPLVSDALRKQPDNALRTQNLADGSGKISMHATPAVYAAFKNWSLHQLNFNGTPVEIPQEVLDLLATDDQEAPDPAAAVNDLNDLTSSPDPDAQAEDPQGATLSAEKTATIDPLTTGQRLAAIIIGMFQNLLTMDPKDLGVKKAHGASAQLMIVQDIQTAYETLGVGALPEAVRRPPQAAGVLPPIITRPNPDHEPVCLNPDHTRGHSPPSWTQFMSEAVNIGAMRPADIAPLACDSKLVGQIWNGHHEVLAQYRAHRLFTPTQRRAILARDRGCQAPGCTVPAVYCQIHHITEWLNNGTTNVDNAITLCAHHHGAVHNGKWKIRKHHGTTFFQPAPWLDPTQPLLRNLYWAF
- a CDS encoding stage II sporulation protein M, giving the protein MDLEAYAETHRVDWRRLDTLARRSGLSAPEIDELVELYSRASTQLSFVQAQDPDGPYANRLSLIIARARARLTSATGSRTADVKTFFAVKLPYALYRIRWLTMVLGAAFVAVALAYGFWYGNNPQMFDAMLTEEAQRAYVEEDFTDYYSENPAASFTTLVWVNNAWIALQEVAFGITGFFVPYVLWVNAQGLGISAALMHRYDELDTFFAFILPHGLMELTAIFIAGAAGLRVFWAWVAPGRMTRLQSLAYWGRQLILVGVGLVGVLLISGLVEGLVTPSGLPTWAKITIGALVLAGYWAYTWIFGSRAARANADADLADYDGGRQTITG
- a CDS encoding TIGR01906 family membrane protein, giving the protein MSKQSWQPDEPAESEKPTAQQDPTPDPTVPIRATEPDTAPAAAPRRPRRRIDPEGEALHTGSTAKSRPSIDDLVTPQPVAAGSTATTPGTAPGATPSPNALPTEPLEDSFEDAAAARAKARERAVVGSPAAARVMQVVLAILAPLVILIAVIRLVASPVFLWFEYHRPGFPPDLYGMDTEQRLTLGSYGLDYLFNLAPPAYLADLRFANGNPVFTDAEVAHMVDVKQVMWGTMIGGLIAAVICLVLIVLLYRMRKGAIARALFAGALWFTIALTLLAIVAVFGWEAFFAGFHQVFFADGTWTFYQTDSLIRLYPGQFWIDAAAWIAGITLAIMIITMLLTAPTGRRRYRNEQAQRFLESQVLGDGSAARTQP
- a CDS encoding AMP-dependent synthetase/ligase — translated: MHVATPEIQRLDPDSNLTDLVVERLGANPAQVVYAVQNTTDLDNLSWSEVTAFEFLAQVRKVAAGLIASGVKPGDLIAVMSGTSYQWALVDQAIWFAGGISVPVYETSSPSQVAHILADSGAAKIFVAGDAPSRAVARAIEDYDLHDIEQFQLTDDGLAALGQLGADVSHDQIEAARSVATMDTTATIVYTSGTTGTPKGARISHSNLADGAVNIVPWAREIVLDRPNPRLLMFLPLAHILARAVQYFALVAGIQVAHTADTSNVTKLMGAYQPTWLLVVPRVLEKAYNAILTQIEDATGFRKTLLTDAVEVAEEWSRARQTGEMPVGLRVKHALYDRIVYAKIRGVFGGQARAAISGAGPLNEKLAHLFTGMGLEIYEGYGLTESTAPATVNVPDNVRLGSVGKLVPGMEAKVSASGELLLRGLVVSPGYLSAEENAKSFDDEGWFATGDLAKIDDAGFIYITGRTKDLLVTAGGKNVSPGPLEETISTCPIVGHAVVVGDNKPFVGVLISLDTEQLEQWAARRGKAGLTVEQARTDEDVHAEIQHYIDLANQSVSQAESVRKMAILPTELSQETGHVTPSEKLRREAVINDFDEAMAELYG
- a CDS encoding dolichyl-phosphate-mannose--protein mannosyltransferase, producing the protein MACVSTPHLSKPGNWLQSKAAAFSLQGLHARLLSPTFRLGTAGWVIAAVLTVAAGLLRFWNLAHPQELIFDETYYVKDAYSLWHFGYERAWGDDVDDAFAAGQAEPDQEAAYVVHPPAGKWLIGVGMALFGYDNAFGWRFSAAAAGTLAVLLTFVLAAKLFRSLFLASVAGVLLTIEGHHIVMSRTALLDIFLMVFVLGAFCALIADRTWGRRRLVTELAARYRRATDPDASRADRTAWEKTITYGPWLGLRPWRILAGVLLGIAVSVKLSGLAFVAAFGLLTVWWDANARKTAGIRRWLPGAVVLDGLWAFASIVLIGAIAYIGTWGGWLASTDGYYRTWGAQHPTWLPDWLASLIHYHAQATTFHTGLDSDHNYASAAWIWPFAGRPVSFYYRTDEDGMTCAAERCAAAILDLPNPLIWWTGLLAIVIIFLRWLVVRDWRAGAILAVYAAGQLIWVIWPERTMFFFYTVAYVPFLVLAIAYVAGLWLNRTTPDATGWRSRTNAAVGIGLFVVAALAVTAYFLPIWTGVPIDWEQWQHRMWFQSWI
- a CDS encoding DUF3499 family protein, coding for MGTQRLCTKTACSNSAAATLTFNYAESTVVLGPMSQRAEPHAHDLCAKHAQQFTAPIGWEFLQLTEHLTDDDDLLAVANAVNADDETPEPADASSGTVHPVDRSVAPTRPTPMADKPGILRLVRGE